A genome region from Choloepus didactylus isolate mChoDid1 chromosome 12, mChoDid1.pri, whole genome shotgun sequence includes the following:
- the LOC119507113 gene encoding lactoylglutathione lyase-like, translating to MAEPQPAAGFTHEAALSCCSDADPSTKDFLLQQTMLRIKDPKKSLDFYTRILGMTLLQKLDFPTMKFSLYFLAYEDKNDIPKDKDEKTAWVFSRKATLELTHNWGTEDDATQNYHNGNSDPRGFGHIGIAVPDLHGACKRFEELGIKFVKKPDDGKMKGLAFIQDPDGYWIEILNPNTMITII from the coding sequence ATGGCAGAACCGCAGCCCGCAGCCGGCTTTACCCACGAGGCTGCCCTCAGTTGCTGCTCCGATGCGGACCCCAGCACCAAGGATTTTCTATTGCAGCAGACCATGCTACGAATTAAAGACCCTAAGAAGTCATTAGATTTTTATACAAGAATTCTTGGAATGACGCTACTTCAAAAATTAGATTTTCCCACTATGAAATTTTCACTCTATTTCTTGGCTTATGAGGATAAAAATGACATCCCCaaagataaagatgaaaaaacagCATGGGTATTCTCCAGAAAAGCTACACTTGAGCTGACACACAATTGGGGTACTGAAGATGATGCAACTCAGAATTACCACAATGGCAATTCAGACCCTCGAGGATTTGGTCACATTGGAATTGCTGTTCCTGATTTACATGGTGCTTGTAAAAGATTTGAAGAACTGGGAATCAAATTTGTAAAGAAACCTGATGATGGTAAAATGAAAGGCCTGGCATTTATTCAAGATCCTGATGGCTACTGGATTGAAATTTTGAATCCTAACACAATGATAACTATTATTTAG